The proteins below are encoded in one region of Pseudomonas putida S13.1.2:
- a CDS encoding phage tail tape measure protein produces MSSDLRVALRINATSGNSRREIQGIERDLRQAGKNGAKALADESGKAGTALNKTGKEGAASFKIIRQAMREAATQGSNVFRHGVIQTQGELKQLGQAAKQAANQSKGEFVRADREGIEPLRRSVERTEGSFRRLAQNGGRNLRMLKSMAAGVRTELDRVKRLGGSAQGQLAGLGLGFGAATGLVGSAALDRQLIRTQQTAGMTAAQREEWREEGFRIAKQYGLGREGVDSGFNTLIASGVEYGAAKKTADAIGQGTAVTGADAAILGKAVVAGASAFNIDLNKDGAALELLQKMTVAGRLGNAELENLADLFPKIGQSAQRAGMSISQALAFTETLSTVEMQPDRLGTLADSTLRVFGIKAYQEQVTKATGVQFFDKSGSYRDPAAVLGDLKGKYDKLKTDKERARFLGVTFKGMDQDTVRGMQIMLSGNRLDTFREQTAEIARAEPVFNRDLADNVNSATGTGSRMRATLSKAIDRMAQPINKSFTEFGNYILDDLNLTGEQMLGAGIATGLGGYYAGRGAKAGAGALLNKFLGGPETLKNVAVGKVLEEAAGVTSVFVTNWPAGGMQTPTPDLSNNSKNWGRYAALGSTVLTLGVLGGSADNSDEARLRHAQGSKLLSDGQKSYYSAFYKNRMSLSGNNPTQSDDWVSQQAQRLAQQETGLTSNGMSAAGGSAWASGIANRAVTAGINAAALKLSALLDKPLVVEVRTDSDYIHAQVERRADLQVRRGQ; encoded by the coding sequence ATGAGTTCCGATTTGCGTGTAGCCCTGCGGATCAATGCCACCTCGGGGAACAGCCGTCGTGAGATCCAGGGCATTGAGCGTGACCTGCGCCAAGCCGGGAAGAACGGTGCCAAAGCGCTCGCTGACGAAAGTGGCAAGGCTGGCACCGCGCTCAACAAGACCGGCAAGGAAGGTGCAGCCAGCTTCAAGATCATCCGTCAGGCCATGCGCGAAGCTGCCACGCAGGGCTCCAACGTCTTTCGCCACGGTGTAATCCAGACTCAGGGCGAGCTGAAGCAACTGGGCCAGGCGGCCAAGCAGGCAGCGAATCAGTCCAAGGGTGAGTTTGTCCGCGCTGACCGTGAAGGCATCGAGCCGCTGCGCCGCAGCGTTGAGCGTACCGAGGGCAGCTTTCGCCGGTTGGCCCAGAACGGCGGCCGCAATCTGCGCATGCTGAAGAGCATGGCTGCCGGAGTTCGTACCGAGCTGGACCGTGTGAAGCGCCTGGGCGGCAGCGCCCAAGGCCAGTTGGCCGGCCTCGGGCTCGGGTTCGGCGCGGCCACCGGCCTGGTGGGCAGTGCGGCCTTGGACCGCCAGTTGATCCGCACCCAGCAGACGGCCGGCATGACGGCCGCCCAGCGTGAGGAATGGCGTGAGGAAGGTTTCCGCATCGCCAAGCAGTACGGTTTGGGCCGTGAAGGTGTGGACAGCGGATTCAATACGCTGATCGCCTCGGGCGTCGAGTATGGGGCGGCCAAAAAGACCGCTGACGCCATTGGCCAGGGCACAGCCGTTACGGGCGCGGATGCCGCGATCCTGGGCAAGGCGGTGGTGGCCGGTGCCAGTGCCTTCAACATCGACCTCAACAAGGACGGCGCAGCGCTGGAGCTGTTGCAGAAGATGACCGTTGCCGGTCGCCTCGGCAACGCCGAGCTGGAGAACCTTGCAGACCTGTTCCCCAAGATTGGCCAGTCCGCCCAGCGGGCAGGCATGTCGATTTCTCAGGCGCTGGCCTTCACCGAGACGCTATCGACGGTAGAGATGCAGCCAGACCGCTTGGGAACCCTGGCCGATTCGACATTGCGGGTGTTCGGTATCAAGGCGTACCAGGAGCAGGTAACCAAGGCCACGGGCGTTCAATTCTTCGACAAGAGCGGCAGTTACCGAGACCCGGCTGCGGTGCTGGGCGACCTCAAGGGCAAGTACGACAAGCTCAAGACCGACAAGGAGCGCGCTCGATTCCTGGGCGTGACCTTCAAGGGCATGGACCAGGACACCGTCCGGGGCATGCAGATCATGCTGTCCGGTAACCGCCTGGACACCTTCAGAGAGCAGACCGCCGAAATTGCCCGGGCTGAGCCGGTGTTCAACCGAGACCTGGCTGACAACGTCAACAGTGCCACCGGCACTGGCAGCCGCATGCGGGCCACGCTCAGCAAGGCCATCGACCGCATGGCTCAACCGATCAACAAGAGCTTTACCGAGTTCGGCAACTACATCCTGGATGACCTCAACCTGACCGGCGAGCAGATGCTGGGCGCCGGTATCGCCACCGGCCTCGGCGGATACTACGCCGGGCGCGGTGCCAAAGCGGGTGCAGGGGCGCTGCTGAACAAGTTCCTGGGCGGTCCAGAAACGCTGAAGAACGTAGCGGTGGGCAAGGTGCTGGAAGAGGCAGCCGGCGTTACTTCCGTGTTCGTCACCAACTGGCCGGCTGGAGGCATGCAGACCCCGACGCCCGACTTGTCGAATAACTCGAAAAACTGGGGCCGGTACGCCGCCCTTGGTTCAACAGTGCTGACACTTGGGGTGCTGGGAGGATCGGCGGATAACTCCGACGAGGCGCGCTTGCGCCATGCCCAAGGTAGCAAGCTGCTCAGCGATGGGCAGAAAAGCTATTACTCGGCCTTCTACAAGAATCGCATGAGCCTGTCTGGCAACAACCCTACCCAGTCTGATGACTGGGTGTCGCAGCAGGCTCAGCGCCTGGCTCAGCAGGAAACGGGCCTCACCTCCAACGGCATGTCTGCTGCTGGGGGTAGTGCTTGGGCGTCGGGGATCGCAAACCGGGCAGTGACGGCCGGCATCAATGCTGCAGCACTGAAACTGTCGGCCCTCCTGGACAAGCCCCTGGTCGTCGAGGTGAGGACAGATTCCGACTACATCCATGCTCAGGTTGAGCGCAGAGCGGACCTACAAGTGAGGCGCGGACAATGA
- a CDS encoding DNA circularization protein — protein sequence MSWADDLLDCTYRGVNLDIMAEDLEAQRALVQHGVPYVDGDDVEDLGQGAREFSMRAVVFGPNYLFQLKLVLIALDAIGPGELVHPIYGSVTVVSGGYKVSHHAERPDYAEIALRFLEHRPNDAFFNPDFTYTPEGTAYVEDEKTWQDGVFDLIGRLDTLIAEVQGWIGGGWTGLMEKALGLPGITLRLQQMRTQIMGVVSGVESMADSSGSAFDPLLDLTRSPTEIRSSIEESTPSASADLLSRTGVPSAMPGAESLPPDIARIGSTFLVAAREGTEPDGSVLPDTMPDDPVEAVAFALVTLVITELALNYASAIGVVIENDADDLALSPNDLERLANLARSLIQAAILLHRHLYGIEEALPIIEGLRTTAALIQARARQLVLQRPPLVSRTVESPTNLRLLAHRWYSDSSRADELMRLNPELRSPYSIAPGTVVRAYAN from the coding sequence ATGAGCTGGGCAGATGATCTGCTGGATTGCACTTATCGTGGCGTCAATCTGGACATCATGGCTGAGGATCTGGAAGCCCAGCGGGCTCTGGTTCAGCATGGCGTGCCGTATGTGGATGGCGATGATGTTGAGGACTTGGGGCAAGGCGCCCGCGAGTTCTCGATGCGTGCTGTGGTGTTCGGCCCCAACTACCTGTTTCAGCTCAAGCTGGTCCTGATCGCGCTCGACGCAATCGGTCCGGGCGAGCTGGTCCACCCGATCTATGGCAGCGTGACCGTTGTCAGCGGGGGCTATAAGGTCAGCCATCACGCCGAGCGTCCGGACTATGCCGAGATCGCGCTGCGCTTCCTTGAGCACAGGCCAAATGACGCCTTCTTCAATCCTGACTTCACCTACACGCCCGAGGGCACTGCGTATGTCGAGGACGAAAAGACTTGGCAGGATGGTGTATTTGATCTGATCGGCCGCCTGGACACGCTGATCGCTGAGGTTCAGGGCTGGATTGGTGGTGGCTGGACCGGGCTGATGGAGAAGGCGCTGGGCCTGCCAGGCATTACCCTGCGGTTGCAGCAGATGCGGACACAGATCATGGGCGTGGTCTCTGGTGTCGAGTCGATGGCCGACAGCTCGGGCTCGGCCTTCGATCCATTGCTTGACCTGACCAGGTCGCCTACCGAAATCCGTTCGTCCATTGAAGAGAGCACCCCTAGCGCCTCGGCCGACCTGCTGAGTCGCACAGGCGTGCCATCGGCCATGCCGGGTGCTGAGTCGCTGCCTCCCGACATCGCCCGTATTGGCAGCACGTTCCTGGTTGCGGCGCGTGAGGGCACAGAGCCGGACGGCTCGGTACTGCCAGACACCATGCCGGATGATCCAGTCGAGGCCGTGGCGTTTGCCCTGGTCACGTTGGTGATAACTGAGTTGGCCCTGAACTACGCCAGCGCGATTGGCGTGGTCATCGAGAATGATGCGGACGATTTGGCACTCAGCCCGAACGACCTTGAGCGCCTGGCCAACCTGGCGCGCAGCCTCATCCAGGCCGCCATCCTGCTGCATCGGCACCTTTACGGCATTGAAGAGGCGTTGCCGATCATCGAAGGCCTGAGGACGACTGCTGCCCTGATTCAGGCCCGCGCACGACAGCTGGTGCTCCAGCGTCCACCGCTTGTCTCCCGGACAGTCGAGTCGCCGACCAATCTGCGGTTGTTGGCGCATCGCTGGTACAGCGACAGCAGCCGGGCCGACGAGCTGATGCGCCTGAATCCCGAACTTCGCTCGCCCTACAGCATTGCACCAGGAACGGTGGTCCGCGCTTATGCAAACTGA
- a CDS encoding phage baseplate assembly protein: MQTEESIRLSIGGKIYKTWDGWSVESDLLTPADGFELELFTRDTVQLPETLVEGASCSLTLGRDRVLTGQLDEIEHDVSKRGISIRITGRDKAAALVDCSAPFVSMREASLAQILKEVVTPLGITRVEVRAAGKPIRRRVQVEPGQSGWEALLQVAEANGLWPWVEPDGLLVVGGPDYTSAPVGELILRKDGMGNNVERLSTRRSIAGRYSQVTVLGQHGQYDNDGLDTGKAHLRSVIKDDVLARRGIFRPKVVIDSASESSDMATTRARKVLADSRLEGFEIRAIVPGYRAPNGAVWKPGQRVIVRSEPHGLDDTYFIMARTLRLARNQGAYTELRMREDKLWVLDGNPLKKHKGKKSKADADASFIQMIRSL, translated from the coding sequence ATGCAAACTGAAGAGTCCATCCGCCTCTCTATCGGCGGCAAGATCTACAAAACATGGGATGGCTGGTCAGTTGAGTCGGACCTGCTCACGCCGGCTGATGGGTTTGAGCTGGAGCTGTTCACCCGCGACACGGTGCAGTTGCCAGAGACGTTGGTTGAGGGGGCAAGTTGTAGCCTGACGCTCGGCCGCGACCGGGTGCTGACCGGCCAACTGGACGAGATTGAGCACGACGTATCGAAACGAGGAATCTCCATCCGCATCACTGGCCGAGACAAAGCGGCAGCCTTGGTCGATTGTTCTGCTCCCTTTGTGTCCATGCGGGAGGCGTCTCTGGCCCAGATCCTCAAGGAAGTGGTCACGCCGCTAGGTATCACCCGAGTGGAGGTGCGTGCGGCGGGTAAACCTATCCGACGCCGGGTCCAGGTCGAGCCTGGCCAGTCGGGATGGGAGGCGCTGCTTCAGGTGGCTGAAGCCAACGGCTTGTGGCCGTGGGTCGAGCCGGATGGCCTGCTGGTTGTTGGCGGGCCGGACTACACCTCGGCGCCCGTGGGTGAGCTGATCCTGCGAAAGGACGGCATGGGGAACAACGTCGAGCGCTTGAGCACGCGCCGCTCCATCGCTGGCCGGTATAGCCAGGTCACCGTGCTAGGCCAGCACGGCCAGTACGATAACGATGGGCTGGATACCGGCAAGGCGCATCTGCGCTCGGTCATCAAAGATGATGTGCTGGCCCGTCGCGGTATCTTCCGGCCGAAGGTCGTCATCGACAGTGCCAGCGAAAGCTCGGACATGGCGACTACCAGGGCAAGGAAGGTGCTGGCCGACAGTCGCCTTGAGGGGTTCGAGATCCGGGCCATCGTTCCAGGCTACCGGGCTCCTAACGGCGCTGTGTGGAAGCCTGGCCAGCGCGTCATCGTGCGCAGCGAGCCGCATGGGCTTGATGACACCTATTTCATCATGGCTCGCACCCTGCGCTTGGCTCGTAACCAGGGCGCCTATACCGAGCTGAGAATGCGCGAAGACAAGCTGTGGGTGCTCGATGGCAACCCGCTGAAGAAGCACAAGGGCAAGAAGTCGAAGGCGGATGCCGACGCGTCGTTCATCCAAATGATCAGGAGTCTGTAA
- a CDS encoding phage baseplate assembly protein domain-containing protein, giving the protein MQGLAGETVVGELAQHYGFTSGPLAGAEFIALPIGGNSKHVVVIATEDARYRLKVKDGEVAIYTDEGDHVHLKRGRVIEVETDTLLVKASTKVRFETPLIETTGEVKAKGNIQSAAEVIDQVRSMQADREIYNGHKHGNSPTPDPQQ; this is encoded by the coding sequence ATGCAGGGCCTGGCTGGTGAGACTGTGGTAGGCGAGCTGGCTCAGCACTACGGCTTCACCTCCGGGCCTCTGGCCGGCGCCGAATTCATTGCTCTACCCATTGGTGGCAACAGCAAACATGTGGTCGTGATCGCCACCGAGGACGCCCGGTATAGGCTGAAGGTAAAGGATGGTGAGGTGGCCATCTACACCGACGAAGGCGACCACGTTCATCTTAAGCGCGGCCGGGTGATCGAGGTCGAAACGGATACGCTCCTGGTCAAGGCCAGCACAAAGGTTCGATTCGAAACGCCGCTGATCGAGACGACTGGTGAGGTCAAGGCAAAAGGCAACATCCAGTCAGCTGCGGAGGTGATTGACCAGGTCCGCAGCATGCAGGCCGACCGCGAGATTTATAACGGGCACAAGCACGGCAACAGCCCAACCCCCGACCCACAGCAGTAA
- a CDS encoding phage GP46 family protein: MREATCLSMDASINPTTGDLDGQRITTLATAVYLRLMTPLGSYWADPTLGSRLHELKREKDKSRVGSLAIQYAQQALKGLIDDGRATSVEVTAEQPHNGWLRLLVEVYAPAGRQTFEHLVSVI, from the coding sequence GTGCGCGAGGCAACCTGCCTCTCTATGGACGCAAGCATAAACCCCACTACAGGCGACTTGGATGGCCAGCGGATTACGACGCTGGCCACTGCCGTCTACCTCCGTTTGATGACTCCGCTCGGCAGCTACTGGGCCGATCCGACGCTGGGCTCACGGCTGCACGAGCTGAAGCGCGAGAAGGACAAGTCGCGGGTAGGCTCGCTCGCTATTCAGTACGCCCAGCAAGCCCTCAAAGGCCTGATTGACGACGGCCGTGCGACTTCGGTGGAGGTGACTGCTGAGCAACCTCACAACGGCTGGCTGAGGCTCCTGGTTGAGGTGTATGCCCCGGCCGGCCGCCAGACTTTCGAGCACTTGGTGAGTGTGATCTGA
- a CDS encoding baseplate J/gp47 family protein, with protein MPYEAPPFDAIRSRMLRDIRSQLPDADITSDSDNHVRASSVSAIAEGIHQQAAWTARQIFPDSADFEELKRHAATRDVYQKSATSSGSELTVAGSPTAEVLAGLQVRHTATGQVFTTTSTVIIPLAGVISVPVASVETGSALNGLEGACTFISPPLNVDSACVLAETVGGTDDESPESLLARLLDVMRNPPSGGNVADYRRWAMSVNGVSTALILPKRRGGNAIDVVITSSGGASSEAVIAACQTYIEGVAPAGADIWVFTPAIVEVHLSAKVKPAPSYTLEALQEPIEDACKQAIAPVVPLETLYLIRLTAAISALGGVIDLKILSPVGNVVTDADPLLVKWARFGSVELQLLEDAA; from the coding sequence ATGCCATACGAAGCCCCCCCATTTGATGCAATCCGTTCGCGGATGCTGCGGGACATTCGTTCCCAGTTGCCTGACGCTGATATCACGTCTGACAGCGATAACCACGTCCGGGCCAGCTCGGTGTCCGCCATTGCCGAAGGCATTCACCAGCAGGCCGCCTGGACGGCGCGTCAAATCTTCCCTGACAGCGCTGATTTCGAAGAGCTCAAGCGGCATGCTGCGACACGCGATGTCTACCAAAAGTCGGCTACCTCTTCTGGTAGCGAGCTGACCGTAGCCGGATCACCAACTGCTGAGGTTTTGGCTGGCCTCCAAGTCAGGCATACAGCCACAGGTCAGGTATTCACCACCACATCAACGGTGATCATTCCCTTAGCAGGGGTCATCAGCGTGCCTGTGGCATCCGTGGAGACCGGATCTGCCCTTAACGGCCTTGAGGGCGCCTGTACGTTCATCAGTCCGCCGCTCAATGTCGACAGCGCTTGCGTACTGGCCGAAACCGTCGGCGGCACCGATGACGAAAGCCCCGAGAGCCTTCTGGCTCGTCTCCTGGACGTGATGCGCAATCCCCCAAGCGGCGGGAATGTTGCCGACTATCGACGCTGGGCTATGTCGGTCAATGGCGTTTCGACAGCCTTGATTCTGCCGAAACGCCGGGGCGGCAATGCTATCGACGTAGTGATCACCTCGTCGGGCGGGGCATCGTCCGAGGCTGTCATAGCGGCATGCCAAACCTATATCGAAGGCGTTGCGCCGGCCGGGGCCGACATCTGGGTATTCACACCCGCAATCGTAGAAGTGCACCTAAGTGCGAAGGTTAAACCTGCTCCAAGTTACACCTTGGAGGCCCTGCAAGAGCCGATTGAGGACGCCTGCAAACAGGCTATTGCTCCAGTGGTTCCGCTGGAGACGCTTTACCTCATCCGCCTGACTGCGGCAATCAGCGCGCTTGGCGGTGTTATCGACCTCAAGATCCTGTCGCCTGTCGGCAACGTTGTAACTGACGCTGATCCGCTTTTGGTCAAGTGGGCTCGGTTCGGCTCGGTCGAACTTCAATTACTGGAGGACGCCGCATGA
- a CDS encoding putative phage tail protein, with translation MTDKVFEQLQSLLPPVSYDPNGKLLSAQMTAEANALQGALEQLEGVEAAIFPESAGSYISDWERVYGITPAPGATQEQRVQAVLAAMSDMGGQSIPYFVRLASLFGVPVDIETFRVPVAGGLSTGAPMYSGDWPYTWRVNAPLGNYFNTPMEQRITERRPANTEVVFGYGKEVVAQVAAAVDQIFGTINYVTPSSLSDNNV, from the coding sequence ATGACGGACAAGGTATTTGAACAACTGCAATCCTTACTTCCTCCGGTTTCTTACGATCCCAACGGGAAACTACTGTCTGCCCAAATGACTGCCGAGGCGAATGCTCTGCAAGGGGCGCTTGAGCAACTTGAGGGGGTTGAGGCGGCGATATTCCCTGAATCTGCTGGCTCCTACATATCCGATTGGGAGCGCGTCTACGGAATCACCCCTGCACCTGGTGCGACGCAAGAGCAGCGCGTTCAAGCGGTTCTTGCGGCCATGAGCGATATGGGGGGTCAATCCATTCCATATTTCGTTCGTCTCGCCTCGCTGTTTGGGGTGCCTGTGGATATTGAAACTTTCCGCGTTCCGGTCGCTGGCGGGCTGAGCACCGGAGCCCCGATGTATTCGGGTGACTGGCCCTATACGTGGCGTGTGAATGCTCCGCTTGGCAACTACTTCAACACGCCCATGGAACAGCGGATTACTGAGCGCCGGCCAGCCAACACTGAGGTGGTGTTTGGCTATGGGAAAGAAGTGGTCGCCCAGGTGGCTGCAGCGGTGGATCAAATTTTCGGCACCATTAATTACGTAACCCCATCTAGTTTGAGTGACAACAATGTCTGA
- a CDS encoding sialate O-acetylesterase, translating to MSDLESLKAYAGDLSAAASKSTAAAAQQHKYINGDDQTDVNTESGPVPTLAKQARLYSEAIPDAVGQLSAQMADGKIHNTEEEGRLAVADGVYFYVKSTNPASISRSLYRRLSATSSIHIVDDPSAAFVNALDGRLVTAESSVSGVKELISSAGDDAINPFEMVDNLKFILMQMLVDGTFDLPACQIKTVGDGLELSDSNNFLFARVGLGESNINGLVPQAIPVPGMEWCDQNNFILARIGGDKTYFGLPVEGGQQLVPTPMAVEINRQVRTGYIQVLNYGQSLSDGQNAKPSVSTVQEYGNLMLAGGVNVRPGEPGYVANRLVPLVEKDNGARGETPVSGLCNGLVRRATADGELIADWTIVGTACGRGGKSVEELSPAPLGEGYYEKMIQMVKDVNATALAAGKTHSVWAYTWDQGESNYTLGSTKSAYQYTQYMMNIFDQLTREVVDITGQKFRPYLFTYQVAAHRKYDLDHMSIALAQWRLSRQREDVVMAVPAYILPTGSDLLHLTNEAAWLLGEYRSRAMYETMIRRSGKWRPLEPVSVDWQSDHIDIKFHVPGGDLVLDDSLAAMAPNFGFDIRDGAVLKEGAIANVAVIGRDTVRLTLAEAIGPNGVVSYARGRQGDLKGSGPVSGARGNLRDTHGLFDTATSPLGNTFALHNPCVMFQYDRKTGF from the coding sequence ATGTCTGACCTTGAATCGCTGAAGGCATATGCCGGTGACTTGTCGGCAGCCGCCTCGAAGTCTACCGCTGCCGCGGCGCAGCAGCACAAGTACATCAATGGCGATGACCAGACCGACGTAAATACCGAGTCTGGGCCAGTGCCTACCTTGGCAAAACAGGCGCGGTTGTACAGTGAAGCTATTCCCGATGCAGTTGGGCAACTCAGTGCTCAAATGGCTGACGGGAAGATTCACAACACCGAAGAAGAGGGCCGACTGGCGGTCGCTGATGGCGTGTACTTCTACGTGAAGAGCACTAATCCAGCGTCAATCAGCCGGTCACTGTACCGACGCTTGAGTGCTACCAGCTCGATTCACATCGTTGATGATCCAAGCGCTGCGTTCGTTAACGCACTGGATGGCCGCCTAGTCACAGCAGAGTCGTCCGTATCTGGAGTTAAGGAATTGATTTCCAGCGCAGGTGACGACGCCATTAATCCCTTCGAAATGGTGGATAATCTCAAGTTTATTTTGATGCAGATGCTGGTTGACGGGACGTTCGACCTTCCGGCATGCCAGATCAAAACCGTTGGTGATGGTCTGGAGTTATCCGACTCCAATAATTTCTTGTTCGCTCGGGTTGGCCTGGGTGAGAGCAATATCAACGGTCTAGTGCCTCAAGCCATTCCTGTTCCGGGCATGGAGTGGTGTGATCAAAATAACTTCATCTTGGCTCGGATCGGTGGTGACAAGACCTATTTCGGCCTGCCGGTAGAGGGTGGTCAGCAGTTAGTGCCTACCCCTATGGCGGTCGAGATTAATCGCCAAGTGAGGACGGGCTACATTCAAGTTTTGAACTACGGGCAATCTCTATCTGATGGTCAAAACGCTAAACCATCAGTCTCGACTGTCCAAGAGTATGGAAACTTGATGCTCGCTGGTGGTGTGAACGTCCGACCAGGTGAGCCAGGCTATGTGGCCAACAGACTGGTGCCTCTTGTCGAAAAGGACAATGGCGCTCGGGGCGAAACACCGGTTTCCGGACTTTGCAATGGTTTGGTTCGCCGCGCTACAGCGGATGGTGAGCTTATAGCCGACTGGACAATTGTTGGCACGGCATGCGGCCGTGGTGGAAAGTCGGTAGAGGAACTATCGCCAGCACCCTTGGGTGAGGGCTATTATGAAAAAATGATTCAGATGGTCAAAGACGTTAATGCGACGGCTCTGGCTGCTGGAAAAACCCATTCCGTGTGGGCCTACACTTGGGATCAGGGCGAAAGTAACTACACACTGGGTTCTACCAAGTCGGCGTATCAGTACACCCAGTACATGATGAACATTTTTGATCAGCTGACTCGCGAAGTAGTGGACATTACCGGGCAGAAGTTCCGCCCGTACCTATTCACTTATCAAGTGGCGGCGCATCGCAAGTACGATCTGGACCACATGAGTATCGCGCTGGCTCAATGGCGTCTCAGCCGTCAGCGAGAGGATGTGGTGATGGCGGTGCCCGCTTACATCCTCCCGACAGGCAGTGACTTGCTGCATCTGACTAACGAAGCGGCTTGGCTTCTCGGTGAGTATCGCAGTAGGGCGATGTACGAAACGATGATTCGCCGCTCAGGCAAGTGGCGTCCACTGGAGCCGGTTTCCGTAGACTGGCAATCGGATCACATCGACATCAAGTTTCATGTGCCTGGTGGTGATCTGGTGCTTGACGATAGTTTGGCGGCAATGGCTCCTAACTTCGGTTTCGACATTCGCGATGGCGCAGTGCTGAAAGAAGGTGCCATTGCCAATGTGGCTGTTATCGGTCGCGATACGGTCCGTCTCACCTTGGCCGAAGCAATAGGGCCGAACGGCGTTGTTAGTTACGCACGGGGGCGTCAGGGCGATCTCAAAGGCTCTGGCCCTGTGAGTGGTGCCCGAGGCAATTTGCGCGACACCCATGGACTGTTTGATACAGCTACTTCACCGCTTGGCAATACGTTTGCTCTGCATAACCCATGCGTCATGTTCCAGTACGACAGAAAGACTGGTTTCTAA
- a CDS encoding phage baseplate protein: protein MDKVSAFTDLCTPSGEFRYGTQAGGVPPTPIMAEYLNLIQAELIAVVQGASIELDAEDRSQVLQAIQHLISQAGSAFVKLAGDELSGLLKVSGGIRAPKGLPSGGNASVQGYSFGADGDTGLFTVGGTGSDSSDLVMLVDGVELLRVKKSTGSVVLPGGLTLNGDKTTYNTGNKAEMLAVVYPVGSVYMNMSNSQNPAVIFGFGTWAPLGAGRVLLGAGSGTDSRGEVKAFTAGSTGGEYSHQLTVSEIPAHAHTTPQGTTVPASGGSYQYASGDDVTTSTMSNPPPSGEIGGGQAHNNMQPYLVAYMWQRTA from the coding sequence ATGGACAAAGTTTCCGCATTCACTGATCTATGCACGCCGAGCGGAGAATTCCGCTATGGCACTCAGGCTGGTGGGGTTCCGCCAACTCCGATCATGGCCGAGTACCTAAATCTCATCCAGGCCGAGCTGATCGCGGTCGTTCAGGGCGCAAGCATCGAGCTTGATGCTGAAGATCGCTCTCAGGTGCTACAGGCTATACAGCACCTCATTTCTCAGGCAGGCAGCGCCTTCGTAAAGCTGGCCGGTGATGAGCTTTCTGGTCTGTTAAAGGTCTCCGGTGGCATTCGTGCACCTAAAGGCTTGCCCTCTGGTGGTAATGCCAGTGTTCAGGGCTATTCGTTCGGCGCAGATGGCGACACTGGACTATTCACAGTTGGTGGGACAGGCTCCGACAGCTCGGACCTAGTCATGCTGGTTGATGGTGTTGAGCTGCTGCGCGTGAAGAAGAGCACCGGGTCTGTGGTATTGCCTGGTGGCTTGACGTTGAACGGCGACAAGACCACGTACAACACGGGCAACAAGGCAGAGATGCTGGCTGTGGTGTACCCGGTGGGCTCGGTCTACATGAACATGTCGAACAGCCAGAACCCGGCAGTCATCTTCGGCTTTGGTACCTGGGCACCGCTGGGGGCTGGGCGCGTGCTGTTGGGTGCAGGTAGTGGTACTGACAGCCGAGGTGAGGTGAAAGCCTTCACGGCGGGCTCAACAGGCGGTGAATACAGCCATCAGCTCACCGTAAGCGAGATTCCGGCGCACGCCCACACCACCCCTCAGGGTACGACCGTTCCGGCTTCTGGCGGCTCTTATCAGTACGCATCTGGCGATGACGTAACTACTTCCACCATGAGCAATCCCCCTCCCTCTGGTGAGATCGGTGGGGGGCAGGCTCACAACAACATGCAGCCGTACCTCGTCGCGTACATGTGGCAGCGGACCGCCTGA
- a CDS encoding sigma-70 family RNA polymerase sigma factor, with amino-acid sequence MDSTSTRKLGFFFSDHHRWLLQHIQKRLRNHADAEDTAAETFCQMLGARVDPDSIQQPRAYLTVIARRLIFDRHRRRQLEQAYLEHLARLPEAVAPSAEEQLLLIEALVSIDQALDGLPSVVKATFLYSQLDGMHYADIAAKLQISERSVSRYMKQALRQCYLCEVQA; translated from the coding sequence TTGGACAGCACATCCACCCGTAAACTGGGATTCTTCTTCAGCGACCACCATCGCTGGTTGCTCCAGCACATCCAGAAACGCCTGCGCAACCATGCCGACGCCGAGGACACTGCCGCCGAAACGTTCTGCCAGATGCTCGGCGCACGTGTCGACCCAGACAGCATCCAGCAGCCTCGCGCCTACCTCACCGTCATCGCCCGTCGGCTGATCTTCGACCGCCATCGCCGTCGCCAGCTCGAGCAGGCCTATCTGGAACACCTGGCGCGGCTGCCGGAGGCCGTAGCACCATCGGCCGAGGAGCAACTGCTGCTGATCGAAGCCCTGGTGAGCATCGATCAGGCGCTGGACGGCTTGCCGTCAGTCGTCAAAGCCACCTTCCTCTACAGCCAGCTCGACGGCATGCACTACGCCGACATCGCGGCAAAGCTGCAGATCAGCGAACGCTCTGTCAGCCGCTACATGAAACAGGCGCTGCGCCAATGTTACCTGTGCGAGGTGCAGGCATGA